Below is a genomic region from Citrobacter europaeus.
AAAGGGATGACGGTCAGTGGAGACCCTGCTTCCGGTTCCGCGACACTTTGGAACTCATGGGGTGGCCAGATTGTGGTGGCGCCGGATACAGCGGGGGGAACCGGGTTTAATAATGGGTTCACCATTACCACGAATAAAGTTCCGCAGTCGGCCTGCGTATCCATTTCAACAGGTATGAGCCGTTCAGGCGGTACGTCCGGTATTAAAATCAACGGCAATAATCACACCGATGCGAAAGTAACGGCAGAGATCGCGAGCAGTGAATGCACGGCAGATAATGGCCGGTCCGGTACCAATACGCTGGTTTTTACCTACAACGGCTGAGGTGGCGGGATGTGTGGATATTTTTCCCGACTGGCTTTATTCATGACGCTGTGCAGTGTGCCGCTGTGGGTACAGGCGTTCTGCTTTGATGCCGCTGCGGCGAAATACCATGTCTCCCCGCTGCTGATTAAGTCCATGGCCATTGGTGAAAGTAATCTCGATCCGCATGCAACAAATGATAACCGGGACAAAAAAACGGGGAAAATCAAAAGCACGGATTATGGACTGATGATGGTTAATTCGACGCATATTCCCCGTCTTGTCTCGATGGGCGTCATCAGGGACAAAAATGATTTACTGAATAAACCCTGCCTGAATGTGCAGATTGGAACGTGGATCCTTGCGAAACATTTTCAGGTCTGTGGGGTGAGCTGGAACTGCCTGGGCTCTTATAACGCAGGTTTCCGGCCTGACCGGCATGAAACACGGGAGCGTTATGCAAACCGGATCTGGAAAATTTATCAGCGGCAAACGGGGGCTCAATGAC
It encodes:
- a CDS encoding pilus assembly protein PilX — its product is MSADAGATALFILVIIGVIAATVWSMWGKKDAGTELTNYQTLATNTIGMMKGVDGYAFTSGDKMTGTLIQAGAAKGMTVSGDPASGSATLWNSWGGQIVVAPDTAGGTGFNNGFTITTNKVPQSACVSISTGMSRSGGTSGIKINGNNHTDAKVTAEIASSECTADNGRSGTNTLVFTYNG
- a CDS encoding lytic transglycosylase domain-containing protein — protein: MTLCSVPLWVQAFCFDAAAAKYHVSPLLIKSMAIGESNLDPHATNDNRDKKTGKIKSTDYGLMMVNSTHIPRLVSMGVIRDKNDLLNKPCLNVQIGTWILAKHFQVCGVSWNCLGSYNAGFRPDRHETRERYANRIWKIYQRQTGAQ